The DNA segment GGTGCGGGCAGGAAAAGCACATGGCTAAGAATGATTCCCGGCTTCTGCAGAGTCCTATCATCGGGTACGCCCGGCATCAGATATTATGTGATGATACAGGCCTGCCGAGCGACTACAGATTCCTTGAGGTGAACACTACCTTTGAGCACATCACCGGTCTGAAAGCCGACGAGATACTGGGGAACACGGTTCGCCAGGTCCTGCCCGGGATTGAGCGGTCTGCCTTTAACTGGATAGAGCGCTATGGAAAGATTGCGCTGCAGGGCGGTGAAGAGGAGTTCGAGCAATACAGCGAGATGCTAAAACGCTGGTCCGGGTACATGTCTATTCACCCGATCCGCAGGAGTTTGTCACCCTGTTTATCGATATAACCTCTACCAAGTAATCCGCCGATGAGCTGGAAGCATTCTTCTCGGTGAATCTGGATCTGCTGTGTATCGCCGATACCAGCGGCAGATTTCTGAAGACAAACCAGGCCTGGAGCGAGGTTCTCGGCTATTCCAGCCAACAGCTGGAACAGCAGATATTTCTTGATTTTGTACATCCCGAGGATCTGCCAGCTACCCGGGAAGCATTGCGACAACTGGAGGCCGGGCAGGAGGTGCTGAATTTTACCAACCGGTACCGCAGCGCCGATGGGGGCTATCGCTACATTGAGTGGCGCTCGCGTCCACATGGTACCCGTATATATGCTGCAGCCCGTGATATCACCAGGCATGTAGAGCGTGATTGGGATGCCAGTGATCGTTGGAAATTCCAGCATACCGCTGCCGGTGTTGCCGCCGATTTCGCTGCTGTGCAAACCCCCGAGGCGCTTGAAGCCGCGTTCTCATTGGCCCTGCAGCAAGTGGGTGAATCGGTAGCCGTGGATGCCTGTTACGTGCTTAAATCCAGCAGTCCCGGCATCTTTACCGAAACCCAAAGCTGGCATCGGGATGGTTCTACCAAGCGTCACCCGGCACCGCTTACCGGTACGGCAGGTGAGTTGTCCTGGCTTTTAGACCGGTTAGGCAGTACTGGAATCGTACAGATTTCTGATCTCGAACAACTTCCGCCGGCAGCATCGGGTGAGTATCGCTGGTGGCAGTCACGTGGCGTACGATCGAGTCTGATCCTGCCATTACGCACGCCAGAGTCCGGTCTGTTCGGAATGCTGATGTTCGAGCACAGTCGCGTCAGTCAGACCTGGAGCGAGGAGCAGCTATCCATGCTGCAGATGCTTGCCGGGATCATGAGTGCTACCTGCGACCGACTGGCAGCCCGTACCCAACTGCAGCAGAGTGAACAGCGGATCCAGACCATCCTGAACAGTATGGACGACCTGGTATTCGTGCTTGACGATAATCTGGTATTCCGGAAGATCCATATATCATCAGCTGCCCAGCTGGTCATGGCGCCAGAAGACTTTCTGGATCAGCCCTTTGCCGGCATAGATTTTCCCGGCCTGCCCGCTCAACCCTGCTGCAGGCGCTGCGACAATGCCTGGAATCGGGGCAGAGTGTCTCGGCCGGGTATGAACTCGTTCTGAATCAGCAAACCCACTGGTTTGATGCGCGGATCTCCTCACTGGGGAATCATCTCTCCAACCCCGAGGGGGTGGTGGTTGTTATCCGCGATATTTCCGCACGGGTCCACAAGGAACAGGAGCTGGATTATCAGCAAAATCTTCTGAAGTCTCTGTATGAGTTGTCACCAATCGGTATCGCATTGAATGATTTTGACACCGGTGCATTTCTGGATGTGAATCAGACCTTGCTGGAGCCTACCGGATACAGCAAGGCCGAGTTCCTGGATCTGAGTTACTGGGATGTGCCCCCCCCGGAGTATCAGCCTGCAGAGGAAAATGCGATTAAAAGTATGCAAGCGACCGGGAGCTATGGCCCGTTTCAGAAGGAATACATTCGCAAGGACGGTAGTCGCTACCCGGTAGAGCTGCGCGGGATATTTGTTGAAGATATGCGGGGTAATCGCCTGATCTGGTCGTATATCCAGGATATCAGTGAGCAAAAGCGTGCCGAACAGGCACTGAAGGAAGAGCGCGAGCGTCTGGCCAATATTATTCGCGGCACGAACGTCGGGACCTGGGAATGGAATGTGCAAACCGGCGAGACAGTCTTTAACGAACGTTGGGCGGAGATGGTTGGCTATAGTCTGGCCGATCTGGCACCGGTTTCGATCAATACCTGGCTGCAGTTTGTGCACCCCGATGACCTGGCGGTAAGCAATCAGCGGCTGGAACAGCATTTTACGGGCGAGATTGCGTATTATGAGTTCGAGGGACGCATGCGTCACCGTAACGGCAACTGGATATGGGTACTGGATCGCGGCAGGGTTGCGTCCTGGACCGAGGATGGGAAACCCCTGATGGTGCTGGGCACGCACCAGGATATTACCGAACGTAAACAGGCAGAGGCAGAGATGCTCAGGGCCAAGGAGACTGCCGAGGCAGCAAGTCAGGCCAAATCGGAGTTTCTTGCCAACATGAGCCATGAGATTCGCACCCCGCTGAATGCAATCATCGGCTTCAGCGATCTGCTGCGCACAACAGAGCTCAATGCCACCCAACAGCAGTACCTTGACAACGTAGTCCAGTCGGGCACCTCGCTGCTGGAAATAATCAGCGATATCCTGGATTTTTCCAAGATAGAGGCCGGCATGCTGGAACTCGAGGTGATTCCGGTGAACCTGCATGAGCTTTTGCAGAACTGTGTGAACACTATCAGCTACGCAGCCAGAAACAAGGGACTGCCGGTGGAGCTTGCCATCGCACCGGAGGTGCCGGTTCACGTTCTGACCGATCCGGTCCGGCTCAAGCAGATCCTGATAAACCTGCTGAGCAATGCGGTTAAATTTACCGAGACCGGGGAGGTCGAGCTGAGCGCAGCGCCAACTGCAGGGGGGCGTATCAGATTTGCGGTGCGCGATACCGGTATCGGTATATCCTCCGAGCAGCAGAAAAAACTCTTTCATGCCTTTTCCCAGGCGGACAGTTCCACCACGCGAAAGTTTGGCGGGACCGGGCTTGGATTGATTATCTCTGATATGATAGCCCGAAAGCTTGACAGCAAGATCAAGCTGGACAGCACCCCGGGACAGGGGACGGTGTTCTATCTGGACCTGGAACTGGAGGCGGATCCGAATCCCCCTGTATCCTCATCTGCCGATACAACAGCGGAACAGCCCGAAGCTGACAACACCGATCTGGAGGAACTTGCACCCGTGCCAACCCATAGTGTTTCACCGCCTGATGAAACCAGAGCAATCTCTGCGTTCACCACTGACCATGCAACAGCTGGTAGAAGGATGCGGATTCTTATTGCTGAGGATGCCTCCATGAATATGCTGCTGATCACCACCTTGCTGCGGCAGATGAATCCCGAATATGAGATCATCGAGGCATACAACGGGCAGCAGGCCCTGGAGCTTGCCACCAGTCGCCCGGTGGATCTCATTTTTATGGACGTACAGATGCCGGTGCTGGATGGCGTACAGGCAACCACGGCAATACGAGAGCACGAAAAACAGTCCGGTCAGCGAGTACCGATTGTTGCGCTCACAGCAGGGGCACTGAAAGAAGAACAGGAACGCTGCCTGCAGGCCGGTATGGATGACTTTCTGACCAAGCCGCTGGATAAATCCCGACTGAAAACCATGCTGGATACCTATGGTGTCACGCATCAGTCTGTGCAGCCGTATCGTAAGGACAGATTTCTCGAACGCTGTGGGGGGGATGAGGATTTTGCCAGAACCATGCTTGATCACTTTATGGCTGATCTCCCGAATAAACTGGAGGAACTCAAGCAGAGCATCGGCGCCGGAGACCTGGCTGAAGCCGGACGTCAGGCTCATCGCATCGGCGGTGTGGCAGCCAATATGGAGATGCCCCTGCTGGCAGCTGCTGCCGGCAGGCTGGAACGGCAGGCAGCTGGCAGGGAAGGGGATGTCCTGTCTGCATTCGATGAGGTGCAGCAGGAATGGCATGCCATCAGGCTGCTGCTGGGGGACTCTCTCTGACGTCACTAAGAAAAAAAACGGACGGCCCGTAAGCCGCCCGTGCATAGTCTGCCGCATGTGCAGGAAGATCAGGACTCCCTGGCCGTTTTAAAACCTGCGTACCGCGCGTGCACGCTGCAGGGTTGCTGCATTCAGGTTACGGTTCTCGCCCGTAGAGAAATCAAAGGCACGTGCTCGGTTGGTACCATCCTGGCCACCAAATTGCTCGCCGCTCCAGTAGGCTGCATCCAGCAGCAATACCGCTGCTGACGGTTCCGCGACATGCAGATTCTCGTAGATCAGCAGAAGCTCTACAAGCGTTGGCAGCCGCCAGTCTGACGCTTCTCCTGCAGTGTAAGCCGTGGCCTGGGTTTTCGCATTTTCCCAGGTTACCAGCCCATCTATATCGCCAGGCGCCACCTCAAGGTACGTCCATGTTTCGCTGTTAGAGGTGTCGACCGCAGCAATAATTCCGCCAGCAGGCCCGGTGTCGCCAATCCAGTATTCCCACTGGGTGGGGTCCGGCTCTTCAGTCTCCGGCTCTTCAGTCTCCGGCTCTTCAGTCTCAGGCTCTTCAGTCTCAGGCTCTTCAGTCTCAGGCTCTTCAGTCTCAGGCTCTTCAGTCTCAGGCTCTTCAGTCTCAGGCTCTTCAGTCTCAGGCTCTTCAGTCTCAGGCTCTTCAGTCTCAGGCTCTTCCCCGGCTGGGGTGGTTGTTTCCTCGGAAATATCCTCGGAGCTTGCTGAGCTTCCCATTGGATTGCTGCAGCCGGCAATCCACAGTGCCAGAATGATAATCACCAAAATACTCCATATGCGTCGCATGATGCGCTCCTTTCAGCCGGATTCATCGGCTGGACGTCCGGAAAAGCGGACAAATATACTAAGCAATAACTGTGCCAAGAGGAATAAAGAATAAAGTTATACTATATAAGCAAATAGTTATCGGGGCGCAGGCCGGGCTATGCATTTTGCATAGTTACCGGCCTGTGCTATGCAAAATGATGGACAAAATCGGTAAAAATGTTACGATTGTCGGCATGAGATACATCATTACAGTTATTCTTTTTTGCAGTGCGCTTAGCGCCTTTTCCTACGATATGTGGCAATACAAGAGCCCGGATACACCTGTTCAGCTCTCGTATCCGGCCTACTGGACGATTGCAGAGTCTGCCGATGAACTGTACATCTCCAACAGTGCGCGGTATCTGAACGCTGACCAGGTAGCTTCGCCGGGAGCTGTGTCTTTGTATCTGCTGCATGGTCCTGCAGATGCGGTAGAGGCGGAGTTCGATACCGATGATGGTCTCCGCGGTGTGCAGATGGCTATTTTTCAGGAGGCTTTTACCAGCAGAACCCTGGATGCCTACCGCTATTTCGAGTTCAATACCCGGGAGAAGGAATTCGCCAATGCCGCAGGACTAATCACGCCGTACTACCATAACGAGAATGATGTTGTTATCGCATCACTCCGGTTTCCGGAGCACTATGTTGTTATGGTGGGGGTAACCCGCCCCGGCGAGATCCCTCAGCATATCGATACTATCCTGGCAATTCTGGATTCGGTGCAGGTATCCGGCAATTAAAAACACGAACAAAGGAAATGGATATGAAGAAGCCAGTAAAATGGTTCTTGATCGGGCTTCCGGTACTGGTAGTCCTGGGGATAGGTGGCATCATCCTGAGCAGCTATGCCAGCCATCGCAGTCTGGTAGCGCAGGAGAAAGGCGAGTATCCGGCCCCCGGCACCCTGGTGCAGATTAATGGCGGCGAACTCCACGTCTATGCCGCCGGTGAGGCGCCTGCAGACACGACAACAGCGACCGAAGCTGCTACCCTGGTATTTCTCTCCGGTCTGGGAACCGTGGCCCCGGTATATGACTTTCAACCGCTGTATCGTCGTCTGACAGATGATTATCGGATCGCCGTTGTTGAGCGCGCCGGTTATGGGTATAGCGAGGTTACCGACAGCCCGCGGGATCTGGAAACGGTGCTCCATGAAACCCGCAGTGCTCTGCAGCAGGCCGGGGAGGCCCCGCCGTATGTACTGCTGCCGCACTCACTGGCAGGTCTGGAAGCCCTGTATTGGGCTGCTGAGTACCCGCATGAGATTGACAGCATCATCGGCCTTGATCCGCTGATCCCGGAGTACCATGAGTACGAAACGCGACCGCCAGGCTTTCCTGCCCCGATTATTTTTCTGGCGCGTACTGGTCTTATGCGAAACCAGCCGGATGTCTTTCAGGAGAACTTTGCAGCCGCACCACTGCTAAGCCCGGCAGACGCGGCTGCCGCCGAAGCGATCTTCCATCGTCGCCTGTTCAGTCGCCCCATGCAGGCTGAGGCCGACATGATTCCCGCGAACGTGGGTACGCTGCTGGAGCAACCCGAACCCACAGCAGGGGTTCCTTTCCATGCCTTTATATCCAGCCGCAACGAGAACGAACACTGGGCGCAGCTTATCGCCGAGCGTTCACAGCGATCCGGGGGACAGCACTTTCTGCTGGATGCCGATCACTATATTCACCTCGACGCCCTGGACAAGGTCGCCGAGGAAATCCTCGCCCTGCTCGATGGGTGATTTTCCGGTCGCCGCTGCTGCGAGGTGTGTGACCGGGGGCGCCTGCCGGGCAGCAGGACAGAGCAGGCCGGGTGCACCCACCAGTGGCCGGAGACACCCGTCAGTGACCGGGGGGCCACCAGTGGCCGGGGGTACCTGCCAGGTGTTCGCCAGGCGTTATATTGTTCGCCGCCGTTCCCACAGCCACAGCAGCACACTGAACACCAGCATCTGCACAAAGATTTCTGGCAGTCCGAACCACAGGAACTCGAAGAAGCCGCCGCCTTCTGCCAGATGGGTTGCTATCAGCGGGAAATATCCGCCAGTCGCGATACCGGTCAGGCCGAGGATTGCCAGGAATATGAGTGCCCACCCGTAGCGGGCGGTTCTGGCATGTCCGACCAATGGGGCCATCCAGACAGCAAGGAGCAGCCCGCGCGGCAGCTGCGTCGGGATGGCCAGGCCGATGATCATATCATCCAGGGAGCGGTACATGGCGAAAAATCGCAGCTCGGCAAAGGCGGCGGTGTAGTCCTGCAGGTTAAAGAACACCAGGCCGGCACCGGTATAGGTAACAATATGCAGCAGCATAAACATCAGTATTCCACGTATATCTGGCTGAAGATTTTTCGGTGGATCCGGTTCGTCGATGGGCTGGGGAACACCTGCTTTCCGGGAGATCCAGACCAATCCTGCCGCAAGCAGCAGTGAGTGAACCAGGGTAAGTACCAGAATAACGGCATGCTCCGGTATGGTGGTGAGGGTGTAGATATACCCCTCGATTGAACCGGGCAGCGGTTCGACCGAACCGATCATACTGATACCCCACAGCGCCCAGAACAGCAGTTGTTTGCTGCGCGGATTGCTCAGCAGACTGGGCAGGAATGGCAGCAGCACCAGAGCGAGAACTACCCCGCGTATCAGCTGGCCTGCCATATGCCCGAGGCCGAGCAAGCCGGCAGGCAGCCAGTACATCTCGAAAAAGCGTACTGCCTCGCTTGAGGGCAGGGCTCGCAGCAGCGGTGCTGCCAGCAGGGCCAGGGTGGCATATATCAGCGTGTGCAGCAGTGCAGACAAGCTGACCCAGCGAATAGACCAGGAAACCGTTTTCATGGGGACACCTCCTGTGTATAAAACGCCTGCCCGGCAGACTGCAGCCGGCGCAGTATTTCTGTGTCATCCATTGCCAGACTGCTGCTGTTCAGCAGCATGGCGAGACCATGGGCATAGATCCACGCATTCAGGATTATGCTGTCCTGTACAGCCTCCGGCATGTGCAGCAGCTCCTGCCCGGCCGCGCTGTCAGGGGAGAAATCTGCAAGAAATCGCGTGCGGTAATCGTTTGCCGGCGGGAGAGCCCCGCAGCCGAAGAGAAAGCGAAACAGGTTCTGCTCATCCCGTGCAAATCGTACGTAGCCAAAGGCGGCATCGAGCAGGGGATCCCCGGTGGCCTGTTTTGACTGTTCGGCCAGTAGCAGCCCTCGGACATGGATCTGCAGCTGGTCTTCCAGTGCGCGCAGGGATTTCATGCGCGAGTATATCGGCATAGTGGAGGATCCAAGCTCGCCTGCAATGGCGCGGGCAGTCAGCTGTTCATGCCCTTTGATGCGGATTACCTGTATGGCAGCTTCGAGTATTTCCTGGTGTGGATAGACGTTGGGTTGGTTCATGCTGATCCTCCTGGAGCGTAATTCAAATAATAACACATGTTTTATAGTATAACAAATGTTTTTCCGGGTGCAGATGAGCAATCCCTCCCGGATTCTGCTTGATCATCCAGCCGGGATATACGAAATTACAGTGCAACACACTGTACCCCACAGGAGAATGCAATGAAAAACCTGCCCGATCTACGAGCGCCCATATTACGGTATTTATCAGCCAGCCTGCTGCTTGCTCTCGCCCTGAGCCTTCTGACCCCGATGTTTGCTTCTGCTGCCGGCCAGCCGGAATCGGACGTGCTGAAGGTGGGCATGGACCTGCGCTATCCGCCATTCGAGACCCGCGATCAGCAGGGCAACCCCGAAGGCATCAGTGTGGATCTGGCCACGGCCTTTGGAGAATACATCGGGCAGCCGGTACGGATTGTCGACACCAACTTTGCCTCGCTGATTCCGGCACTGAATGCTGGTGATATCGATGTGATCATCGCCTCGATGAGCCGCACCCCCGAGCGGGCGAGGGCCGTCGAGTTTTCCGACACCTACCTTTATTTCAAGATTATCAGCCTGGTGAATCGCGATTTCGCCGAGACCCACGGCATAACCGAGGACTCTACCACCGACGATCTGACATCACTAGAGGCAACCCGCTTTACCGGCATTACCGGCCAGGTTTCGGCCTCCATCCCGCAGTCGCTCGGTTTCGATGTAGAGGTGGCCACCAACCTCGAGTCAGCGGTGCTGAATGTCGTCCAGGGATCTGCCGACGTCCTGATGATGAGCGCCTTTCCGGTGACCCGCGGCCACATGGCCAACCCCGAGGACACCATCGTGGTCTGGGACCCCTTCGAGTCCAGCCCCATCGCCATGGGCTTCCGCCAGGACAGCCTCGAGCTGAAGGAGCAGGCCAATGCCTTCATTGCCGGCCTGGCCGAACCCGGCGGAGTCTACGATCAGCTGGCCGAAAAATGGGATGACACTATCCGCGAGCGACTCGGGCGCTACGGGCTCGAGTTCTTCCTGACCGCCGACTGACGGGAGCTGTATGCACATGCCCGATACACCCGCCACACGCCGTAATCTGCATAACAGCGGGGCCTACATCCTCGCTGTTGCCACCTTTGTCGCCTTCGCCATCTTTGTGGTGCTGCGCCAGCGCCAGGCCTTCGATATCGCCGCGCTGCTGCCATATCGCCAGGACATCATGCGCGGCTTTATGCGGACTATCCGGGTGTCGCTGGTATCGCTGGTGGGCAGCATGAGCCTGGGGTTTGTGCTGTACCTGTTTACCCGCTCCCGGGTGCGTTACTTCCGGGCGTTTACCGACGTCTTTACCGAGATCATCTACGGAACCCCGCTGCTGGTTATGATCATGATCATGGCCTTTGTGATTGGCCCGGCGTTCGGCTCTACCAATCGCGCCATGATGGGCTTCCTCGGGCTGACCCTCTACATCTCGCCTTACATGACCAACATCTATAAATCCGCGATCGCCAGTATCGACCCCGAACAGTACATGGCCATGGACCTGTTCGGTTTCAGCGTGTATCAGCGCTACCGCTACATCATTATCCCGCAGATTGTGCGAATCCTGATGCCGCCGCTTATGAACAATTTCTCGCTGATAATAAAGGGGAGTGCCCTGCTGAGCGTGCTCTCGTATCGCGAGCTGTTTTACGAGGTACAGCTGATGACCAACAACAATTTCCGCTTTGTGGAGGGATTCATCCTGATGTGGCTGCTGTACCTTACCCTGACCATCCCCCTGTCCCAGATAACCAAGTGGATCGATCGGCGGTGGGGCATATGAAGATCGAACTCAAGGACCTGAGCCATCACTACGATATCCCGGTGCTGCATCAGCTCAACCTCATCGTGCAGCAGTACAAATCGATCGCCATTATCGGGGTCTCCGGCAGCGGCAAATCAACCCTGCTGCGCATCCTCTCCGGACTCGAAGCGGCTACCAGCGGCACAGCACAGGTGAACGGACACGACGTCGCCGCCCCGGCGTATCGCGCATCGGTCGGGTTCGTGTTCCAGAACCACAACCTCTTTCCCCACCTCTCCCTGCTGCGCAACATCACCCTTGTCCTGGAGAAAACCCGCGGCTACACCCGTCAGCAGGCTCACGAACGCGCCACCCGCTACCTGGACCTGCTGCACCTGGGCAACCAGGCCCACAAGCTCCCCCGCAATGTATCCGGCGGCCAGGCCCAGCGCGCCTCGATCGCCCGCGCCCTCTCGATCGAACCCGAAGTAATCTTTCTGGACGAACCCACTTCGTCGCTGGACCCTGTGCTTACCTACGAAGTCCTCGCTGCCATAAAAGAACTGCGTGAACTCGGCATGGAGTTTGTTCTGGTATCGCATGTGATGAGCTTTGTTCACGACTTTGCCGACTACGTCATCTACATGGAGGACGGCAGCATCGCCGAGCACGGTCCTCCGACCATCCTCGATGCCCCTGCCACCCGCGCCCTGCAGGACTTTATGGCCAAGGTGCCCTGAACCCTGGTCTCCACGGCCCCGGGGAGAAATTTCCCGGCCCCGGGTAATGATCGCCGCCGCGGCCCCGAAATCAGATCTGCAGCGGCTCGATCTCCTTGAGGGTGTTATCATGCATCAGTCGCAGGCGATGCTCAGCCAGGCTGCAGATTACGGCCACCGGATCTGCCTGGGCCAGCCGTATAGACTGCAGCCGCTCTCGATCTATGCGTACCGACAGCAGGTAGCAATCAGCCGGTGTGCCGGTAGCGGGGTCAACCCGCTGCGTGTAGGCCGATACCAGAACCTCCCTGACCGCAGGGCTGAGGCAAAACGCGTGTGCCGCCAGATACAGCGACAGCCCGGTGGTCATATCACGGTAGATCCGACGCCGTTTGGCCGTCGGCAGATCCTTGATGCTCAGTTTTCCACTGGCCAGTATGCGTGCTGTTTTGGCTGGCAACTGCGACATATCCGGCAGGTCGATATCAAGCCCGATACAACCCTGTGTCTGAATGTACGTAAAATCCACTGCACAGTCTCCCGGCAGGGGCAGCGACTCCAGCAGGGACTCCAGGTCTTCCTCGATAACATCCTGGTCGCCCCGCAGCTCTGCCTCAAGCCGCTGGGAACGCTGCTGGTATTCGCGGGCAAACCGGGCGTTCAGCCGCTGCGCCTTGTCGCGTTCAGCCGCCTCGTGTGCAGCCTTTGCCAACGTATACTCCTGATGTTGCCGTGCCAGTTCCGCCGACAGCCGTGCATCTACCCATTCCTGTCGCCGCCGCTGGATTACCCAGGGTGCCAGCACTTGCAGGATTCCCCCGACAGCCCGCCGGGCTGCCGCCTCCAGATCCGGCAGAACCGCGGCTGCTGTTGGTGCTTCATCCTGGAACGGACGGGGAGTGTACTGCTGCTGCCGCAGTGAACGCCGCTGCGCCAGCCAGTGCTCTCGCCCGGGAATCGCCGGGGCCACGGTATTGAACCCGCGCCAGGCTGCCAGCTCCTGTTCATGCTCCACCACGGTGTTGCGATACAGTTCCTGCACCGTTGCCTGCACCCCTGCATCCCGTCGCAGACCGCGCAGCAGCGAGGGATCGCGAACGGGTTCGCCCGACTCATCGGCATACACCGGGCGCCCACGCTCATCAAGATGAATCTTCAGGGTGAGTGATCCGTCGTGTGTATCACGGCTGCCGGCAGCGCTCCTGCCAGAGCCGGTTCTGCCAGAGCCGCCTGCACCTGGGCCCGCGCCGCCCGGGCTGGTACGGTCGGCCCGGCCGGCGCGGCCACCCCGTCCGCCCCGGTCGGCACGGCTGGTCTGGCCGGCGCGGGCGGTCTGGCCAGCGCCAAGCTTGTGGCGGTCATACAGGCCGGTGCCGGGGATGCCGGTGTTCAGGTAGGCCCCCTGCCGCCCGGCATTCACCGAGAGCCCCGGAATCCCGCCGGTCACACTCAACCCGCTTTTACTCAGGTTCAGGCGCAATCCTTTTCCCAAAGAAATCCGTTTTCGGTAACGCATATTTGCCCCCGTCTGCAGTGTAGTAACTTGCACCTGTTTAGCGC comes from the Spirochaeta africana DSM 8902 genome and includes:
- a CDS encoding DUF4236 domain-containing protein; this translates as MRYRKRISLGKGLRLNLSKSGLSVTGGIPGLSVNAGRQGAYLNTGIPGTGLYDRHKLGAGQTARAGQTSRADRGGRGGRAGRADRTSPGGAGPGAGGSGRTGSGRSAAGSRDTHDGSLTLKIHLDERGRPVYADESGEPVRDPSLLRGLRRDAGVQATVQELYRNTVVEHEQELAAWRGFNTVAPAIPGREHWLAQRRSLRQQQYTPRPFQDEAPTAAAVLPDLEAAARRAVGGILQVLAPWVIQRRRQEWVDARLSAELARQHQEYTLAKAAHEAAERDKAQRLNARFAREYQQRSQRLEAELRGDQDVIEEDLESLLESLPLPGDCAVDFTYIQTQGCIGLDIDLPDMSQLPAKTARILASGKLSIKDLPTAKRRRIYRDMTTGLSLYLAAHAFCLSPAVREVLVSAYTQRVDPATGTPADCYLLSVRIDRERLQSIRLAQADPVAVICSLAEHRLRLMHDNTLKEIEPLQI